ACAGGATCGCGGCGACCGGAATCATGATCCGCGCCATGCGCCTGAGCGCCGCACGGGTGTTGGCGGCCAGCCGGCCCGGATCGTGCGCGCCCTCCACGGTGAGGGAGGCGCCCATGTTGATGGCGAGCAGATTGACGGTGCCGCCGATGGTGGCCGTGATGTAGAAGTAGGCGTTGTCCTCGGAGGAGACCTGCGCGGCCACGATCACGGGGATGAGATAGACCACGGCCAGCGAGAACAGCGAGCCGGTGTAGTCGCCCGCCAGGAACCGGCCGATCTCCTTCAGCGACGGCGGACGGGTGTGTTCCGCGGTCGCCGCGGCATGGCGTGGCACCAGTCGCCGGAACACCAGCCAGCCCAGCGGCAGCACCGACACCGCGATGGCCGCGACCCACGAGACGAAGACACCGGCGGTGGGGATCGCCACCGCGAACGCCACCAGCAGACCCAGCTTCACCGCGGAGAACACGGTGTTGCCGACCGGCACCCACAGCGCGCTGCGCAGCCCGGTCAGCACCCCGTCCTGGAGCGTGAGCAGGTTCCAGGCGATGACGGCCACGACGAAGAAGAGACCGTTCAGCGGTCCGTTCAGGAACCGGTACGACGGCCCCCACAGGTCCAGCGTCACCAGGAAGACGCCCGCGGCCAGCGCCACGATCACGCAACTGCCCGCGTACGTACGGAAGATCAGCCGGCCGCTCCGGCGTCCCGCGACCGGGATGAAGCGGGCCAGCGCGCCTGTCAGGGTCACCGCGGTGAGCCCCGCGAGGAACTTCATGGCGGCGATCGCGGCGGACCCCTGGCCGACCGCGGACTCGGAGTAGTAGCGGGCGGCGGCCAGCCAGAAACCCAGCCCCAGCACGGCGGAGACGCCGGTGTTGATCATCAGGGCGGAGGCGTTGCGGAACAGCTGGCTGCCCCCGGAGGACCTGCCCAGGCCGGGCAGGCGAAGGCGGCGCCCCGACTGCTCGGGCGCCTTCGCGTCGGTCGATGCGGGCTCGGTCGTGGTCGTCGTGTCAGACACGGGAACGGATGGCCTTCCGGCGGACCTGTCGGGCTCTGCGGACCACTGCGTACCCCTTGGTGAGGGCGCGGTCCCTGGCGAAGGTGCGGGCGATCGCACGGCCCTCGACCATCCGCCGGAACTCCTCGATACCGGTGGTGCGGCGCACGGTGAGGCGGGTGAGTGCGTACGGCCCCTGCCGGCGCCGCGCGAGCCCGTTGTTGACGGCGAGCGCCTGGGCGTACCCGGTCTCGCGCACCGCCGCGCGGACCCGACGGCTGGAGTAGCCGTAGGGATAGGCGAACGAGGCCGGGACGGTGCCGAGCAGGTCCGAGACGATCTCCTTGCACAGGATCAGCTCGGAGCGCAGCCTGTCGTCCGGGAGCTGGTCGAGCTGCGGATGGGTGTGGCTGTGGCCGCCGATCTCGACGTCCGCGGCGGCGAGTTCGCGCACCTGGTCCCAGTCGAGCATGGTGTCCAGGCCGCCGCCCGTGTCGTGCGGGCCCCTCAGCCAGCCCGTGGAGACGAACACCGTGGCCGCGAAGCCGTGCTCGGCGAGCACTGGCAGCGCATGCCGGTGCACGCCCTCGTAGCCGTCGTCGAAGGTGATCAGCACCGGCCGCTCGGGCAGCGGTTTGCCGCAGCGCCAGCGCTCCGCCAGGTCGGCCGTCCGCACGGGGGTGAGGCCCAGGTCGCCGATCAGCGCCATCTGCTCCGCGAACGCCTCCGGCGCCACCGACAGTTCGCGGGTGGCGTCGTTCGGCGAGGTGGAGACGGCGTGGTACATGAGAATGGGCACGCGCCCGTCGGTCATCTGCTTCCCCCCTCGCGGCGCGGTTCCCCCTCGATGCCCGCCACCGAGTACGTAACGCCCCCTCGGCGCACCCGGACACTCCCCACGACGTACCCACCGGCCGCCGTCAGCACCCCCGCGACGATCGCGCCCGCCCGGCCCGCGCCGCCCCGCCGGGCCAGTACGGCATCCCGCAGCCCGCGCGCCACCCCGGCCGGCAGGACCCGGGTGGTGTACCGCCGCTCGGACTCCAGGCCCTTGCCGGCGCCGACACTCCGGGCCACGAGCGCCTTGGACAGGCCCTCGGCGTACGTACGTGTGCGGAAGTACCGGAAGTGCTCGCGCGGTTCGGGCACCCGGTGGTGGATCACCGCGCGGTCGTCGATCAGCAGCACCGTGTCGGGCCTGGCTCGGGCGAGCCGGATGCACAGCTCCGTCTCCTCGCAGCCCAGCGGCAGCCGGTCGCCGTCGCGCCCGATGCCGGTGGCGAAGCCGCCCGCGAAGTCGAACGCGGTGCGCCGGAAGGAGGCGTTGCCGCCGAGGACGTTGCGCACCTCGACCCGCCCGTCCGGCAGGCCCCGGTAGGTGCAGCCGACGACCCAGTCGAACTCCTCCGGGAACCAGTCCGGACGCCTCCCCGACGCCC
The DNA window shown above is from Streptomyces chartreusis and carries:
- a CDS encoding polysaccharide deacetylase family protein — translated: MTDGRVPILMYHAVSTSPNDATRELSVAPEAFAEQMALIGDLGLTPVRTADLAERWRCGKPLPERPVLITFDDGYEGVHRHALPVLAEHGFAATVFVSTGWLRGPHDTGGGLDTMLDWDQVRELAAADVEIGGHSHTHPQLDQLPDDRLRSELILCKEIVSDLLGTVPASFAYPYGYSSRRVRAAVRETGYAQALAVNNGLARRRQGPYALTRLTVRRTTGIEEFRRMVEGRAIARTFARDRALTKGYAVVRRARQVRRKAIRSRV
- a CDS encoding glycosyltransferase → MSGPDISVVICVYTEDRWEDILAAVSSVRAQAYPALETLLVVDHNEALLDRLTKEYKEAADVRVLANAGPRGLSAGRNTGIAASCGEVVAFLDDDAVAERDWLRYFAAGYADPRVMAVGGRTEPIWASGRRPDWFPEEFDWVVGCTYRGLPDGRVEVRNVLGGNASFRRTAFDFAGGFATGIGRDGDRLPLGCEETELCIRLARARPDTVLLIDDRAVIHHRVPEPREHFRYFRTRTYAEGLSKALVARSVGAGKGLESERRYTTRVLPAGVARGLRDAVLARRGGAGRAGAIVAGVLTAAGGYVVGSVRVRRGGVTYSVAGIEGEPRREGGSR